The Streptomyces rimosus genomic interval GGCGACCGCGTGGGCACCGTGCACCAGGCCGGACAGTCCCGCAGCGAGCCACGCCACGGTCCAGATCAGTCCGACCACGGCCATCACCCGGCTGCGCCGCCGCCGCTCGACCAGCTTCAGCACGACGAACTGGGCCGCCACGATGGCCGCGGTGTTGGCGGCCAGCGCGATGCCGAGCGTGGACGGTGAGATCCGCGTGACCTCGGTGGCGTACGCCGCGAGGCCCGACTCGAACTGTCCGTAGCAGGCGAAGAACAGCACGAAGCCCAGCAGGCACAGCCACATCATCCGGCGGTCGGCGAACAGCGCGCGCCAGGCGCCCTTGGCCCGTGCCTCGCTCGGCACCGGGTCCGCCACCCGCGGCGACCGCGGCAGCCGTACGGTGGCCACCGCCGCGCCCAGGACCAGGAACATCACGGCCTCGATCGCGAACAGCCGCACAAAGCTGCCGGGCGCCGTCTCGTCCACCAGCAGGCCGCCTATCAGGCCGCCGATGCCCAGACCGAGGTTGTTCAGGAAGAACTGGGTGGCGAAAGCACGCGAGCGGGTGACCGTCGTCGAGCACCACACGATCATCGTCGCCAGGGCCGGCTGGATCACCGCGATACCGGCGCCGAGCGCGATCGCCGAGGCGATGACCAGGGGCTCGGTGGTGGACAGGCCCAGACCGAGCGACCCGACGGCGGCGGTGACGGCACCCACGACGGCCACCGGCAGCGGACCCCGCCGGTCGATCGCCCGACCGGTCAGGGGCAGCACGACGAGCGCGGCGACGGCGAGCATCGCGAGCACGACACCGGCCGTACTCGCGCCCAGGTCTCGCACCTTCGCCACATAGACGTAGAGATACGGAACCGTGAAGCCGTTGCCGAACGCGCTCAGCGCGTTGCCCAGCTGGATCCGGCGCAGCGCGGCGCCCATCGCGGTGGTCACACTCACCTACCTAGGTCAGATCGAAGGGGACTGGACAGTCACACCCTGAAGACTTCAAAGCTAAAGTTCGAAGCTAAAGAGTACATGCCGAAGGACTTCAACGCCAATGAGGTCCGTGTCATACTTCCCGGCATGCCTGAGCCCTCAGATACGGCGGCCGGCCCCGCGGAACCGAGCCTTGAGCAACAGATCGCGGCCTACCAGCGAGAGTTCCAAGACCTGGACCCTCAGGTGGAGCAGGTCGTCTCCGCACTGCAGCGCCTCAACCGCCGGATGAACGTCGCCTACGGGCGGCAGACCGCCGCCCTCAGCATCAGCAACGCCGAGTGGGAGGTGCTCAAGGCCCTCGTCGTCGCGGGTGCCCCCTACCAGATGGGCCCCGGCGAACTCGCCAAGCGCCTCGGCCTCACGCCGGCCGCCATGACCCACCGCATCGACCGCATGGCGAGCGAGGGGCTGGTGACCCGGGAACGGGACGAGGCCAACCGCGTGCGGGTGATCGTCGAGCTCACCCAGGAAGGCCGCGAGAAGTGGGTCGAGGCGATGCGCATGGCCTCGGTTTTCGAGGAGGACCTGCTCCAGGACCTCTCTCCCGAGGAACGCGGCCAGCTCGGCG includes:
- a CDS encoding MFS transporter, yielding MTTAMGAALRRIQLGNALSAFGNGFTVPYLYVYVAKVRDLGASTAGVVLAMLAVAALVVLPLTGRAIDRRGPLPVAVVGAVTAAVGSLGLGLSTTEPLVIASAIALGAGIAVIQPALATMIVWCSTTVTRSRAFATQFFLNNLGLGIGGLIGGLLVDETAPGSFVRLFAIEAVMFLVLGAAVATVRLPRSPRVADPVPSEARAKGAWRALFADRRMMWLCLLGFVLFFACYGQFESGLAAYATEVTRISPSTLGIALAANTAAIVAAQFVVLKLVERRRRSRVMAVVGLIWTVAWLAAGLSGLVHGAHAVATTLLISTYALFGIGESMLSPTVAPLVADLAPASMVGQYNSVFALVKQLALAVGPAVGALMVGHGMSAPYIGMLVLCTVGVTVLALRLGRMLTPAQDNPHVRAFTPEAPAGTDVEADAPADVAAPRRESVTAVA
- a CDS encoding MarR family winged helix-turn-helix transcriptional regulator; amino-acid sequence: MPEPSDTAAGPAEPSLEQQIAAYQREFQDLDPQVEQVVSALQRLNRRMNVAYGRQTAALSISNAEWEVLKALVVAGAPYQMGPGELAKRLGLTPAAMTHRIDRMASEGLVTRERDEANRVRVIVELTQEGREKWVEAMRMASVFEEDLLQDLSPEERGQLGEMLTRLLCRVEDAQPDADGRLTDLD